The genomic stretch tagccagatcatcaccaagagtggctatgggtaccagttccgaagtggaacaaccgtcagccacctcctctacatggatgacatcaagctgtatgccgagaatgagcgtgacatcgactccctgatccacctcactaggatctacagcaaagacatcaggatgtcattcgggctagacaaatgtgggcggatgaatGAAAGGTGATCGAAACtaacacaagaagctggagaagtaccgaGGGCTGAAAGAgaagatagagagaatgtggggcatgaaggcaacagtggtcccagtggtgatcgggacactaggggcagtaacccccaagctgagtagatggctccaacagataccaggaaccacatcagagatctctgtccagaagagcgaagtcctaggaacagctaagatcctgcgcagaaccttCAGACTCCtgggcctctggtagaggactgGAGTCTTCTGATGAGGACGCATCTTTGCTCAGGGCTTGACTGTCGTCGCCATTGTCGTAGGTGTATTTGCCACAGCGATGAAACAGATGAAatagatataaaaataaaacgccATTTAACATAACTGGATGTCCAATAAAGGCTGCAAGATGTTTGAAAGTTCGGGTCAAAGCGGCATGGTGCCGGGGGTGGCCCGGATACAGGGGTGTCCTCACTGTTTGGTCTCATCGCTGTGGCAAATTCACTGACGACAATGGCGACAACAGCGAAGCCCTGAACAAAGATGCGTCCTCTCATCCGGAGATGGGACTGTCTGGGTTTCCCCTGATTAATTGAATGAATATTCAGGTAGACAGCAGACTTCATACTTTGATCACAAAATGTTGCCGAACCTTGCCCCAAATAACTGAACCAACCCATAGCTGTCGGCATGATGGGTGCATCACTTTATCTGCAGATCTCTTCTTGCCTGATGTGCCATCACCCTGGAACACAGTAAATCTAAATCTAGACTCTTCAGACCTCATGACCTCCAGAGTCCAATTAATTGTTTAACTAGACAACGCATGTGCACAACCTTCGCACACAACCTTCGCACTGGTGTGTGACCCGGGAACAAAAACATTCCTGAAACATATCTAGTCAGTCTAAATCTGCACATTAAGTAAAGCTTAAATTACATACAAGTTTAACATAGGTACAATCATCTGTGTCTTTCTGTTGAATGTCGATCCGCTGCATTTCTTCACTTGTTTATTAGGTGACATAAGACGTAAACTATAAAAGGGCTGTATTAACTTTTTTAGAATGAGCATATCACCACCTAGTGTTTAAGAGGAGGACATCTACTTGTCAGTTATCCGACTTTCTCCGTTGCATGTAAACTGAGAAGCAAATTCCGAAAAGGCACCAAAAAACGAGCCTTGTTCCTTTAAGTAAATGTACTGAATGATTCATGTATCATTTCATTATCTAATGGACATATGCTTAAAACATGAACAAGAGGCTCGTTTCTGAGTGGATATTTTTATGTTCAATTTTAGTCACTGAGCTATAATCTAtctgcctggttctgctcaaaaCTATGAATAACGTATTGCATTTCCAAGAATGAAGCCGCCCAATTGAATTGAAGATGTGTTTATGTGAGAAGCCTGAATATGGTTTTGTCCGAGGCTTTTGGTGAGTCACAGGGAATCATTTTATCTTCTCAATGAGTTGTCAATGGGTCTCTATTCACTCGTCAGCATCACTTGTTTTGTATTGCTGATGACTAATGCCTGGTTATGGTGAAATCAGAATAGCTTACTCATTGCAATAAACCTCccccatctgtccgtccatccatctgcccatctgtctgtctgtatgtatgtacaCTGCACATATGAAATATGCTCCTTCTGGATGTAATCGGTATTTAGGTTTGACAGTGTGTCCTTCTTCTTATGCAGATATTACTACAACAAGAGGATCCTCCACAAGACCAAAGGGAAAAGATTCACCTATAAGTTCAATTTCAACAAACTAGTGCTGGTCAACTACCCTTTCATTGACATGGGCTCTGGTATGTATATAGGAACTGGTGGATTCTGTGACACACTTTCACAATCGCATGCCTTGAATGAGACATGGTAAAGTTGGCCAAGTTGTTGCTGCTACATTAGATGACCATGGTATATCTGGAAGCCAGGaagaagcattttaaaaaacaatattcTCTTTTTACAACAGCGTCATTTGAGCCAAAATAATTAAttacaactgttgtttctgcagctcttctggTACATTCTTTTTTATCGACAGTAATGCTGCGAAACTTATACATTCATGTACAGTAAAATGAGGTACAATTGCAGGTAAAACCAGACCTTAGTGTCACAAGTTAATTGACCttaatttaaatgatttagtattttgttttgtttttcaacatTCAGGAAACTAGATAATTGgtcattttttaaacaataCTGATCATTGAAATATTGCAACTTCCTGGTCATCCTGCCATTTCTAAAACGGTTCAAATTATATTGCTGAAAATCTGGTGTCTGGGTTCTGAAATGGAGACATACTGTACAACAGTTTGGTTCTGTCTCGTCCCTCTTCTGAAGTCACCCAGCATAAACAGAGCCCATATGGAGCGTTGGATCCTGGGTGACGGAAGTGCAGCACGAAGCTACAATTATAGTCGACGTGTGATGTGGCCCACACGCTATGTTATATGATGGCTTCTTAGTGTTCCTCAACATGcacgcatgtgcacacacatccGGACATACACACGATGATTATGGGCTTTACCAGAAAGAACCACTCACACTCTTactggcaaaaacaaaacagaaagcaGAACCCAGCAAGTGTTTATAATGGcagaaaaacagcttttccAGTATTTAAATCCAGCATGTGCACGATTGCCAAGAATTTACTGCAATGTCATATTCTCCAAATAGGGAGGGAGAGTGTGAAGGGTTGATAGAAGAATGAATTTCTGCCTTTGTGTAACCCAGAGGGTCGTCTGGAATGCACCATATACTGTACATAGACCTGATTTGATGCACATTAGTATATACAAAATATTCTAGTGTGAAAGCAAGTGCTAATGAAACAAGCATTATGGGCAAGTaagtcatttgttttatttaaaccaATGCTAACTTACAGTTACCGGTAGTTGTTGTTTTGTGAATGttggagggaggcagggagcaAGACTTTTAAAGTGCAAAGAGTTCATCTTCAGGAGTGTGGAAAAGTTAACAAAAAATCCAGGAGTTTGTATTGCAGCTCTGCTATAGTTGGGACTATGGAGTAAATCTAGGAAGCCTTTATCCAATGACATTTATGACGGCTAGAAATCCTAACATTAACTCTTCCTCACCTTTCAGGTCGAGGGATCCCTCAAAGTGCCCCTCCTGTGCCGACAGGAGGCACTCACTTTCGTTTCCCCCCTTCCACACCGTCAGAGGTCCTCTCATCCAGTGAAGAGCTTCGCAGCCCCAGCATTTTCAATAGTGTGGCTCGCCGCATGGCACGCGGTTCTGTGAGCGACTGCAGTGATGGTACTTCCACCAACTCTGAGATAGAGGAAGCCCTTGGAGCAGATGAGCGTGGCATTGGGCCAGAGAGGGCCTTCAGAAGCTTGCTTCCTCCACGCCTGCCTCATGAATCTCTCTTTAGGGTCTACAGTGGTGGACCAAACCCTGCAGGGCTCACTAGACCTGCCCCCAGGGTCCATACAGAGCCTCTGTCTCCATTCCCTGTGTCACCACTACCTGGTCCAGGAGGTCTCATGGCTCCAACTTTATCCCCCGCACTGTCtatgacccccaccccccacttgCCCTTcaccccttccccttccctgTCATCTCCCATGATGGGTTCTCATTTCTCCTTCAACCCAGAGGACATGAAGCACTACCTGCAGGCGCACACCCAATCTGTCTACAACTACCACCTCAGCCCTAGAGCCTTCCTCCACTACCCAAATATTGTCATCCCTCATCCTCACCGCCCCAACCTGGAGAAACCGACCCCCCATCACATCCATGGCCCATCTCTGGCACTATCACATTCACTCAGCCAGCAGCCAGGAAGTGTggaggagccgcagcagcaccagcactcATCACCATTTAAGTTTAAGCTGCAGCCACCGCCTCTTGGACGCAAACAGAGGGACACAGTGAGCTCAttggctgcttcctcctcctcaggccaTGCTTCATTTCCAGGATCTGCTCAGAATACCAACACAGCACCTCCCAAGATCAAGGTGATAATGTAGTAACATGCACAGCCACTTCAAGTAGGAGTTAATAAGTGTACTGATTAGGAATCCAATATACTATCAAACATCATCTGATATTGAATACATTGTACCACTttctccaggctccaggcctCTTAAGAATTTTCAATAgttaatttatttatatttgttgcaCTTAGTTATATTTTCCAATATTTAATATCTTAACTAAAACACATTTAAGGTATTTTCTTAAGGTGGTCTCTAACcatattttcaaataaattatTAGAAAAAACGTAAAATTTCCTGATTTATTTGTAGTCCTCCAAATACAccaaaattacattttcttcaGAGTAATCTTGGGGAAAACACAAATGTCTTCATCAAAGATGTCTGAGTTGAAACTTAACTTTAttatattttctatttcttttcGCCAGGTGGAACCGATATCAGACATTGAGTCTGAAGAAGAAGTGGAGGTTACTGATATAAGTGAGGAAGATGAGCCCAGTCACAATGATGAGGATAACAGCAGTGGCATCTTTactccatccattcatcaccAACCTGGGTTCAACAACCACCATCAAGCTAATGGTAAAACCACTGAGGATAATGCAGATGAAgatcctgatgatgatgatgatgatgaggaggtcTTTAAGACTCCTGCCACCCCTCCATCTGGCAGCGATGGTGGTCTGGCCGTCCCTCCAATAAGTCTGAAAAGTGATCCAGGCCAAGCGGCTCCCACCAGCCCCGGGGGGACACGCTGCATCCCGCTGAAGCTCCGTTTTAAACGCCGCTGGAGTGAGGACcagaagatggaggcagacGGAGATAGGGAGGAGGCTGAAGATAAGAAAGTGAGGGCCaatgaaggggaggaggaggaaatggagggtAAACCTGGAGCACAAGTGGTGAATAAAGATGAAAGAGTACGTGGGGGTGTTATTTTGGGGTTAATGCTGCCACCACCTCCAACCCAACGCAGAGCAAGCTCAGAGCTACAGAGAGCAACGGCACAGCTATCTCTAGAAAATGCTGGCTTCTAAGCGACACACTGATAGGGATCCTTCTTAACCCAAGAACACTGTCAGGTGATCAGGTTGGTCACTGTGACATTAGCATTCTAATGTTAAAACATTCTAGGGTTAAATAAGAGCGACGCACCTCAGATTTTTATgaacaaatgtcacattttaacATAATGCCTTGTCATCCACCGTTGGCAGCGGTACGTGTGAACACGTGTTAAGTAACGATTCATTTGCCTCTTACTAAATCACAGTTCTGTTGTCTTATTAGATTACTGAAGTATATGTCAGATCTTTTTGAACAGCATCGGGAAAAACCTAACTGGGGAAATGTGTCTAATAATTACACATAAAGTTTCTAGCtaccacttttttttattgacagAAATTTCCCAGCCTTTACAGATATAAATGCACCAGTTTATGTGCAACATCATTAAGATTGTGCCAACAGTTCTTACATTTAAACTTTGTGTTTTAGCAATGTTACTCGGTAATTACAATTCTTCCACCCTGTATAAATGTGGGAACCAAGAACAAAATAAGTGTCCAAATGAATAAGAAATTCAATTTTAGGTTTATTCCAGTATAAATTCTTACAACTGATTAAAATAATCCCATGCATACATGTTGACGGTGTATTTAGAGATAATGGTGTGTTAAACTTagtgctgtttttttctcctcggtggcaaggatCATCAAACAGCTGTTGGGTATTATGGACTGTCCATTCATTGCGGATGCACTCATGTAGCCTCTGATGTGCTGTGAGGCAACACACTTCTGCTTCTCTGTGCGTCTTACAGTAACACTCAGATGACATTGTAAgtcttatttttaacatttgatttttaagACATTATAGGAATTGCACGTTGCCTTTTCAGcgcctcctccatcacctcacatcacacctgtgCCCACATTCTAACTTGAAGGTTTAACATCTCAATGAGTCATATTAGACACTCTGGAGTGTGCAGCAGTAGACTGGAATGAAATAATGACTTTTTCACCCACGTCTGCCTCACTTAAAGGTGGTGCACCCCTCTTCCATCTCTTCTTTTCTCACAATTGTACAGCAGCTAGCGTTGGTATGAACACCTTTGACAGCTCAGATAAGAGATTACAATGCCTCTGTCTGCACTATTCAATCGTTTACAAGATGGAGGGCAGCCAGCGGAGAAAAATACCTTTGACTGTTCTCTCCCCAGAAAACACCATTCTGAACAACTCGGAGACAGAGCCCATTCACACCACACATGGAGGGGAAGATTTCAATCAAATGACTATGATGTTCGAGATGTAATTTGACTGTATAGAAAATGCAGTTGAGTCTTTGAGGAATGTTTTTTCCTCACATTTCCTCTCCTTGAGGCCACTGTGACTGTAGACACATTCGACCGATATAAAGTTAGGAAAGAAACAACCATCAAGCCTCAAGAAAACTGATGGTTTCAGCTGTTTCTCAACAGCATTGTCTGTAGATTTTTTTGGAGTTTTTTGAGCATTCCAAATGTTTTGTCCCTCAAACATCCAGATGAAAAGTTCTTTTCTGCATTCCAGGAGTGTTTGTCTTTGTATATTGACTATTTTTGCTTTCAGGATGCTTGTAAGGATGCAGAAAAATCTTTGAGGGCATTCACAACAAATGGAGGTTTGGGAATAAATGTTATTGAGCAGTGTGCAGCAAATCCAGCTGTCGCAGTGCATAAAAAGAATGTAGAGCATCACAAACTCAGGCCAACTGTCACCCAGACACTAACAAAGGAGTTTTTATGTAATCCTTGTAGATTTAAAGatattttcccattttgatAAGCAAAATAACTGTGCCTTTTCTTAAAAAAGAAGATAAGTTCTATCCCCAACATGCCTTCTGCTTTTATAACATATACAAAATATTAAACCCAAATGTTATATTTCAGTACAGCTATTTAATACAAATCTGGAATACTATTTTTAGAGGTaaagaaatatttatatttgaaTGGGCATATTGTCTCTATTAAGTCTTTGAAGCCTTCTCACCCATGCCTTCTTCTGTCTTGAGCTGCTGTGATGGGGGTGACAGTATCAGAATTTACTGTTTGTGTGGTAGAATGATGTGTTtcagggaggatgtgggagaagaaatgaatgagcAGTTTAGACTTGCATTGTTAGAGGGCAGGTTGATtggtttgtttggggtttttgtcTCGCCCCAAAGTGGCAGCCAGGCTGGGCTTTATTCACGCTACGGTAGATGATGAAACCCTTTAACCCTGATACAGAAAGGGTGGCAGGTCA from Takifugu flavidus isolate HTHZ2018 chromosome 6, ASM371156v2, whole genome shotgun sequence encodes the following:
- the erf gene encoding ETS domain-containing transcription factor ERF isoform X2, whose amino-acid sequence is MKTPGESEWAYKPESSPGSRQIQLWHFILELLRKEEYHEVIAWQGDYGEFVIKDPDEVARLWGARKCKPQMNYDKLSRALRYYYNKRILHKTKGKRFTYKFNFNKLVLVNYPFIDMGSGRGIPQSAPPVPTGGTHFRFPPSTPSEVLSSSEELRSPSIFNSVARRMARGSVSDCSDGTSTNSEIEEALGADERGIGPERAFRSLLPPRLPHESLFRVYSGGPNPAGLTRPAPRVHTEPLSPFPVSPLPGPGGLMAPTLSPALSMTPTPHLPFTPSPSLSSPMMGSHFSFNPEDMKHYLQAHTQSVYNYHLSPRAFLHYPNIVIPHPHRPNLEKPTPHHIHGPSLALSHSLSQQPGSVEEPQQHQHSSPFKFKLQPPPLGRKQRDTVSSLAASSSSGHASFPGSAQNTNTAPPKIKVEPISDIESEEEVEVTDISEEDEPSHNDEDNSSGIFTPSIHHQPGFNNHHQANGKTTEDNADEDPDDDDDDEEVFKTPATPPSGSDGGLAVPPISLKSDPGQAAPTSPGGTRCIPLKLRFKRRWSEDQKMEADGDREEAEDKKVRANEGEEEEMEGKPGAQVVNKDERVRGGVILGLMLPPPPTQRRASSELQRATAQLSLENAGF
- the erf gene encoding ETS domain-containing transcription factor ERF isoform X1, translated to MKTPGESGFVFPEWAYKPESSPGSRQIQLWHFILELLRKEEYHEVIAWQGDYGEFVIKDPDEVARLWGARKCKPQMNYDKLSRALRYYYNKRILHKTKGKRFTYKFNFNKLVLVNYPFIDMGSGRGIPQSAPPVPTGGTHFRFPPSTPSEVLSSSEELRSPSIFNSVARRMARGSVSDCSDGTSTNSEIEEALGADERGIGPERAFRSLLPPRLPHESLFRVYSGGPNPAGLTRPAPRVHTEPLSPFPVSPLPGPGGLMAPTLSPALSMTPTPHLPFTPSPSLSSPMMGSHFSFNPEDMKHYLQAHTQSVYNYHLSPRAFLHYPNIVIPHPHRPNLEKPTPHHIHGPSLALSHSLSQQPGSVEEPQQHQHSSPFKFKLQPPPLGRKQRDTVSSLAASSSSGHASFPGSAQNTNTAPPKIKVEPISDIESEEEVEVTDISEEDEPSHNDEDNSSGIFTPSIHHQPGFNNHHQANGKTTEDNADEDPDDDDDDEEVFKTPATPPSGSDGGLAVPPISLKSDPGQAAPTSPGGTRCIPLKLRFKRRWSEDQKMEADGDREEAEDKKVRANEGEEEEMEGKPGAQVVNKDERVRGGVILGLMLPPPPTQRRASSELQRATAQLSLENAGF